The following coding sequences lie in one Spinacia oleracea cultivar Varoflay chromosome 1, BTI_SOV_V1, whole genome shotgun sequence genomic window:
- the LOC130463780 gene encoding uncharacterized protein translates to MDKSWIDLPTGHREYVEGCMEFIEFAKQDLVEGKIRCPCKNCKVEKWFSVNEVERHILFKGFYKPYKDWIFHGKGDTFQHMFESDGGITSEGSLDNQSGFKHELEDDEWIEEPVAYDRDVEYDYSTIEEYVTYKKLLEASEEKLYEGCINFSKLSFLLHLFHLKCMNHWSIESFNMLLKLILDAFPQILDFPSSYYYSKKMIKDLGLGYEKIDACPNNCMLYWGEFLEKDKCHVCGTSRWTKSKDRGGVVSDQGTHTCKKGVPAKVMRYFPLIPRLKRIYMSSETAEDMRWHDTERLGEDDKKILRNPSDVLAWKAFDERHRDFALEPRSVRLGLASDGSNPYRLMNTPYSTWVVMLIPYNLPPWLCMKPSSFILSTLIPGKSSPGNDIDVYVQPLVHELKLLWTGVEAFDAFAGEKVNLRAALLWTINAFPGYEMISGLSTKGYNASPICLDSTPSNRFGSKICYCSYRKWLPADHPYRCQGDKFCEKFGTNEWGKAPSRPSGTDILRQQGKVKHVYGKSKAPPKKRQRGHDDDDDVQDESDFGTMRSILFDLVYWEHNLLRHNLDVMHIKKNVSENILGILLSMDKSRDSRNDRESLEAWRINSHLWLSTNPNGSECMPPTSYSMSTEEKERFLNVLLKIKVPDGYGSNLSSCVNMKQRKLINLCHDNHVLMQDILPVALRASKATKAIDLLARLSSFFKKLCSTTIDPDDLDGLQIEIILTLCDLKKEFLPSFFTIMVHLLIHLVEEVKLGVPVQYRWMYPIERYLSHLKSHVTNKAQPEGSIAKGFLLEETIRFCSIYL, encoded by the exons AGGTTGTATGGAATTTATTGAGTTTGCCAAGCAAGATCTAGTCGAAGGAAAAATTAGATGTCCATGTAAGAACTGTAAGGTAGAGAAATGGTTCTCCGTAAATGAAGTGGAGAGGCATATTTTGTTTAAGGGATTTTATAAGCCATATAAGGATTGGATTTTTCATGGTAAAGGGGATACGTTTCAGCATAtgtttgagagtgatggagggaTTACTAGTGAAGGATCCCTTGATAACCAAAGTGGGTTT AAGCACGAGCTAGAGGATGATGAATGGATTGAGGAGCCCGTGGCCTATGACAGAGATGTAGAATATGATTATTCTACAATAGAAGAATATGTGACGTATAAGAAGTTGCTTGAAGCTTCTGAGGAGAAATTATACGAGGGGTGTATCAATTTTTcaaagttatcttttctgttaCACTTGTTTCACTTGAAGTGTATGAATCACTGGTCCATAGAATCTTTCAATATGTTGTTGAAGCTAATTCTAGATGCATTCCCTCAAATACTTGATTTTCCCTCTTCTTATTATTACAGtaagaaaatgataaaagaCTTGGGCCTTGGGTATGAAAAGATTGATGCTTGTCCGAATAATTGCATGTTGTATTGGGGAGAATTTTTAGAGAAAGACAAGTGTCATGTTTGTGGTACATCGAGGTGGACGAAATCTAAGGATAGGGGTGGCGTTGTAAGTGATCAAGGTACGCATACTTGTAAGAAAGGTGTGCCAGCTAAGGTAATGCGATATTTCCCTCTTATACCGAGACTAAAAAGAATCTACATGTCATCAGAAACAGCAGAAGATATGAGATGGCATGATACAGAGCGATTGGGTGAAGATGATAAGAAGATTTTAAGGAATCCTTCAGATGTCTTAGCATGGAAGGCATTTGATGAGCGTCACAGAGATTTTGCATTAGAACCTCGTAGTGTTCGATTAGGTCTTGCGAGTGATGGTTCTAATCCTTACCGTTTAATGAACACCCCTTATAGTACGTGGGTAGTGATGTTAATTCCTTATAATCTTCCACCATGGTTATGTATGAAACCGTCTTCTTTCATTCTGTCCACGCTTATTCCGGGAAAATCAAGTCCCGGAAATGATATTGACGTGTATGTGCAGCCATTAGTCCATGAATTGAAATTGCTGTGGACAGGGGTTGAAGCTTTTGATGCTTTTGCCGGAGAGAAAGTTAATTTGCGTGCGGCTTTGCTTTGGACTATTAATGCCTTTCCCGGCTATGAAATgatctctggtttgagcacaAAAGGTTACAATGCATCTCCTATATGCTTAGATTCCACGCCTTCTAATAGATTTGGGAGCAAGATTTGCTATTGTAGCTATAGAAAATGGTTACCTGCAGATCACCCATATCGATGTCAAGGTGACAAGTTTTGTGAGAAGTTTGGAACTAATGAGTGGGGTAAAGCCCCATCTCGTCCTAGCGGCACTGATATATTGAGGCAGCAAGGAAAGGTGAAACATGTTTACGGAAAGTCGAAGGCACCACCGAAAAAGAGGCAAAGAGGAcatgatgatgacgatgatgtcCAAGATGAAAGTGACTTTGGTACCATGAGAAGCATATTATTTGATTTGGTGTATTGGGAGCATAATCTTCTAAGGCATAATTTAGATGTGATGCACATTAAGAAAAACGTGTCTGAGAATATTTTGGGAATTCTTCTTAGTATGGATAAGAGTAGAGATAGTAGGAATGATCGAGAATCCCTTGAAGCATGGAGAATAAATTCTCACCTTTGGCTGAGTACTAATCCTAACGGAAGTGAATGCATGCCTCCGACTTCCTATTCTATGTCTACGGAGGAGAAGGAGAGGTTCCTAAATGTTTTGCTGAAAATTAAAGTTCCTGATGGATATGGATCCAACCTTTCTAGTTGTGTGAATATGAAGCAAAGGAAGTTGATTAACCTCTGTCATGACAACCATGTTCTAATGCAGGATATCCTTCCCGTTGCCTTAAGGGCCTCTAAAGCTACAAAAGCGATTGACTTGTTGGCTAGATTGTCTTCCTTTTTCAAGAAGCTATGCTCTACTACTATTGATCCAGATGATTTAGAtggtcttcaaattgaaattattttaaCTCTTTGTGACTTGAAAAAGGAGTTTCTGCCTTCATTTTTCACAATCATGGTCCATTTGTTGATTCACTTAGTGGAGGAGGTTAAACTTGGTGTACCAGTTCAATACAGATGGATGTATCCCATTGAAAG GTACTTGTCCCATTTGAAATCACATGTAACCAATAAAGCCCAACCTGAAGGATCTATTGCAAAAGGCTTCCTTTTAGAGGAGACaattaggttttgttcgatATATCTTTAA